DNA sequence from the Pyramidobacter porci genome:
CACGCTGACGCGGGTTATCCGCGAACACGGCGCGATGAACGCCGCCGTCTGCTCACGTCTGCCCGAGGACCTGCCGGCTTTCGCGGCGGACTTGGCGAAACGGCGGCTGTCGGGCGACGTCTATGCGGTGACCTGCGGCAAGCCCTTTATCCTCAACCCCGACGGCACGCGCCACATCGTGCTCTGGGACTTCGGCTGCAAAGGCGGCATTGCCCGCGCGCTGACGGAGCGCGGCTGCCGCGTCACCGTGGTGCCGGCGGACACGGCGGCGATGAAGATCCTTGCCCTGCATCCCGACGGCGTGCTGCTGTCCAACGGTCCCGGCGATCCCGCTTCCTACCGCGGCATCATCGAGAACGTCAACGCCGTGGCCGAGACGGGGCTGCCCATGTTCGGCATCTGCCTTGGTCATCAGCTTCTGGCTCTGGCCCGCGGGGCACGCACGGCGAAGCTGAAGTACGGTCACCGCGGCGAAAATCAGCCCGTGCGCGAAACGGCGACGGGGCGCCTGCTGATCACCAGTCAGAACCACGGTTACGCGGTGGAGAGCGACAGCGTTCCGGCGGGGAACCGTCTGAGCTACGTCAATGTGAACGACGGCACCTGCGAGGGCATCGACTACGGCGGCGTCAACGCCTTTTCCGTGCAGTTCCATCCCGAAGCCTGCGCCGGTCCGCAGGACACGGCGTTCCTGTTTGACCGTTTTTTGAAGAATTGCGAGGAGGCCGTCCGCCATGCCGCTCGATAAAAAACTGAAACGGGTGATGATCATCGGTTCCGGCCCGATCGTGATCGGCCAGGCCGCCGAATTCGACTATGCCGGCACCCAAGCCTGCCGAGCCCTGCGCGCGCTCGGCATCGAAGTGATCCTGGTCAACTCCAATCCCGCCACGATCATGACCGACAGCGACATCGCCGACAAAGTCTACATCGAACCGCTGACGGTAGAGATCCTGAAGCGTCTGATCGAGAAGGAACGCCCCGACGGCCTGCTTTCCACCATCGGCGGCCAGAACGGGCTGACGCTGTCCATGCAGCTGGCCCGGGACGGCTGGCTTGAGTCGAGGGGCGTCAGACTGCTGGGCGCATCGCTGGACACGATCGAACGCGCCGAGGACCGCCAGCTTTTCAAGGACATGCTGGAGAAAATCGGCGAGCCCGTCATCCCCTCGGCGATTGCGACCCGCGTGGACGAAGCCATGAACTTCGGCGCCAAAATCGGTTATCCCGTCATCATCCGTCCCTCCTTCACGCTGGGCGGCACCGGCGGAGGCATCGCCCACAGCGCCGCGGAGATGGAGCAGCTCGCACGCCGCGGCCTGGAAGTCTCGCCCGTTGGACAGATCCTCGTGGAGCGCAGCGTCGCCGGTTGGAAAGAGATCGAGTTCGAGATGATGCGCGACGGCGACGATAACTGTATCGCCGTCTGCTCCATGGAGAACCTCGATCCCGTAGGCGTGCATACCGGCGATTCCATCGTCGTGGCGCCGGCGCTGACGCTGGCCGATAAGGAGTACCAGCTGCTGCGCAGCGCGGCGCTTCGCATCGTGCGCGAGCTCGAAGTGCAGGGCGGATGCAACGTGCAGTTCGCGCTCAATCCCGACAGCTTTGAATATGCCGTGATCGAAGTCAACCCGCGCGTGTCGCGCTCTTCGGCGCTGGCCTCCAAGGCGACCGGTTACCCGATCGCCAAGGTTTCGGCGCAGATCGCCATGGGCCTGCGCCTTGACGAGATTTCCAACGCCGTCACCGGCAAGACGTCGGCTTTCTTCGAGCCGGCGCTGGACTATGTGGTAGTGAAGATGCCGCGCTGGCCCTTCGACAAGTTCAGCAGCGCCGCGCGCACGCTGGGACCGCAGATGAAAGCCACCGGCGAGGTGATGGCGATTGCGCCGACCTTTGAGGAGGCGCTGCTCAAATCGCTGCGCGGTGCCGAGATCGGCATGGATTCGCCGCGTCTCGCTGCCTTGAAGGAGCTCGGCGACGATCAGATCGAGGCCTGCCTGCGGGAACCTACCGACCAGCGGCTGTCCGTCGTATACGAGGCGTTGGGCCGCGGCGTTTCGGTCGATCATGTCCACGACGTGACGAAGATCGACCGTTGGTTCCTGTGGAAACTGAAAAAAATCCTTGCCGTCGAGAGCGCTTTGCGGAAGTGCGGCGGCGCGTTGCCCGCCGAACTGTACGCCCGTGCCAAGGCGACAGGCTTCCTTGACCGCACGATTGAGAAGCTTTCAGGCGCGAAAGTGGAAAAACATCGGGCGCCGGTCTACCGCATGGTCGATACCTGCGCCGCCGAATTTGCTGCCGAAACGCCTTACTTCTACGCCGCCGCCCCGGTTTCGGGCAGCGAAGACGAAGCGGCCGGATTCATCGCCCATCATGACGGCCTCGCCGCCTCCAAAGGGACTATCGTCGTCCTCGGCAGCGGGCCGATCCGCATCGGCCAGGGCATCGAGTTCGACTACGCCGCCGTGCACTGCGTGTGGGCGCTGAAGCGCCTGGGATACACGGTCGTGATGATCAACAACAATCCCGAGACGGTCAGCACCGATTTCGACACGGCCGACCGTCTTTACTTCGAACCGCTCACGCCGGAGGACGTGATGGACGTCATCCGGTTGGAACGGCCTCTCGGCGTGGTCGTGGCCTTTGGCGGGCAGACCGCCATCAAGCTGACGAAATGCCTCAGCGAAAACGGTATCGCAATCCTCGGCACCAGCTCCGACGCCATCGACGCCGCCGAGGATCGCGAGCGCTTCGACACGATTCTGAACCGCTGCGGCATCGCCCGCCCCAGGGGACATGGCGTGGAAACGCTGGCGCAGGCGCTTGCCGCCGCCCGCGACGTCGGCTACCCCGTGCTCGTGCGCCCGTCCTACGTGCTGGGCGGCCAGAACATGATCATCGCTTACGACGACGAGAGCGTCAGCAATTACATGCGGCGCCTTCTCGCCATCGGGACCGACGGCCCCGTGCTGATCGACAAATATCTCGAAGGCACCGAGGTGGAAGTCGACGCCGTTTGCGACGGAACCGACGTGCTGATTCCCGGCATCATGGAACACATCGAGCGCGCCGGAGTTCATTCCGGCGACAGCATCGCCGCCTATCCGGCCTGGAACCTTTCCGGTCCCGTCACCGAGAAACTGGTGGAAAGCACGGCCCGCATCGCCCTCGAGTTGGGCGTGAAGGGACTGGTCAACATACAGTACGTGATCTACAACAACCAGGTCTACGTGATCGAGAGCAACCCCCGCGCCAGCCGTACGATTCCTTATATTAGCAAAGTCACCGGGCTGCCGCTGGTGGATATCGCCACGCAGGTCATGCTCGCCACGCTGACGCCCGACGCGCCGAAGCTGCGCGATCTGCCCTGCGGCACGGGCCTGTATCGTCCCAGCCCTTACTGCGCCGTCAAAGTGCCCGTGTTCTCCTTCGAAAAGCTGAGCGGCGCCGACGTGCAGCTGGGGCCGGAGATGAAGTCCACCGGCGAAGTGCTCGGCGTGGGCAAAAATCTCGAGGAGGCCCTGTACAAAGGACTGATCGCGGCCGGTTACGCCGTGCGCCATCACGAACCGGGCGGCGTGCTGATCAGCGTGCAGGACCGCGACAAGCCCGAGATCGTGGAGCTGGCCCGCCGCCTCGCTTCGCTGGGGTGCCGCCTTTACACCACCGGCGGCACCGCCGAATACCTGAGAAGCCGCGGCATTCGCAGCGCCTCGGTGGGCAAGATCAGTCAAGGCAATCGCGATATTCCTTATCTGCTCGATCAGGGACGGGTGCAGTACGTGCTCTCGACCAGCTCGCCCGACAGCAGCGAGCGCGCCGACGCTCAGGTGCTGCGCAGCAAGGCGATTGAGCGCCGCGCCGCCTGCATGACCAGCCTCGACACGGCCCGCGCTCTCGTAGACTGCATGGTCAGCGGTTATGACGAGGACAACGTGGAGCTCGTCGACATGGCCCATTTGCCGGAACGCAAGCGTCCTGTCCATTTTGTCAAGATGCGTTGCGGCGGCAACGAATACATTTATGTCGATGCGATCCGCCAGAGCATCGCCGAGCCGGCCAGCCTCAGCGTGGCCCTGTGCGGGCGGCGGCGCAGCGTCGGCGGCGATGGTCTCGTGATCGTCGCCCCGGCTCGGGGAAAAGCGGACGCGCGCATGATCCTTTACGATGCCGACGGCACGCGCGCCCGCATCGGCGGCAACGCGCTGCGCGGCGTGGGCAAATATCTTTACGAGAAACTGGACGTGAAGAAAAAAGATCTGTCGATTGAAAC
Encoded proteins:
- a CDS encoding carbamoyl phosphate synthase small subunit: MREKAYLVLQNGRVFAGERFGAAGDVTAEIVFATGMTGYLETLTDPSYHGEIVVQTFPLIGNYGVIREDFESPRPRLSAYVVRELCDAPSNFRSGGTLDDYLRESGVAGLAGVDTRTLTRVIREHGAMNAAVCSRLPEDLPAFAADLAKRRLSGDVYAVTCGKPFILNPDGTRHIVLWDFGCKGGIARALTERGCRVTVVPADTAAMKILALHPDGVLLSNGPGDPASYRGIIENVNAVAETGLPMFGICLGHQLLALARGARTAKLKYGHRGENQPVRETATGRLLITSQNHGYAVESDSVPAGNRLSYVNVNDGTCEGIDYGGVNAFSVQFHPEACAGPQDTAFLFDRFLKNCEEAVRHAAR
- the carB gene encoding carbamoyl-phosphate synthase large subunit, with product MPLDKKLKRVMIIGSGPIVIGQAAEFDYAGTQACRALRALGIEVILVNSNPATIMTDSDIADKVYIEPLTVEILKRLIEKERPDGLLSTIGGQNGLTLSMQLARDGWLESRGVRLLGASLDTIERAEDRQLFKDMLEKIGEPVIPSAIATRVDEAMNFGAKIGYPVIIRPSFTLGGTGGGIAHSAAEMEQLARRGLEVSPVGQILVERSVAGWKEIEFEMMRDGDDNCIAVCSMENLDPVGVHTGDSIVVAPALTLADKEYQLLRSAALRIVRELEVQGGCNVQFALNPDSFEYAVIEVNPRVSRSSALASKATGYPIAKVSAQIAMGLRLDEISNAVTGKTSAFFEPALDYVVVKMPRWPFDKFSSAARTLGPQMKATGEVMAIAPTFEEALLKSLRGAEIGMDSPRLAALKELGDDQIEACLREPTDQRLSVVYEALGRGVSVDHVHDVTKIDRWFLWKLKKILAVESALRKCGGALPAELYARAKATGFLDRTIEKLSGAKVEKHRAPVYRMVDTCAAEFAAETPYFYAAAPVSGSEDEAAGFIAHHDGLAASKGTIVVLGSGPIRIGQGIEFDYAAVHCVWALKRLGYTVVMINNNPETVSTDFDTADRLYFEPLTPEDVMDVIRLERPLGVVVAFGGQTAIKLTKCLSENGIAILGTSSDAIDAAEDRERFDTILNRCGIARPRGHGVETLAQALAAARDVGYPVLVRPSYVLGGQNMIIAYDDESVSNYMRRLLAIGTDGPVLIDKYLEGTEVEVDAVCDGTDVLIPGIMEHIERAGVHSGDSIAAYPAWNLSGPVTEKLVESTARIALELGVKGLVNIQYVIYNNQVYVIESNPRASRTIPYISKVTGLPLVDIATQVMLATLTPDAPKLRDLPCGTGLYRPSPYCAVKVPVFSFEKLSGADVQLGPEMKSTGEVLGVGKNLEEALYKGLIAAGYAVRHHEPGGVLISVQDRDKPEIVELARRLASLGCRLYTTGGTAEYLRSRGIRSASVGKISQGNRDIPYLLDQGRVQYVLSTSSPDSSERADAQVLRSKAIERRAACMTSLDTARALVDCMVSGYDEDNVELVDMAHLPERKRPVHFVKMRCGGNEYIYVDAIRQSIAEPASLSVALCGRRRSVGGDGLVIVAPARGKADARMILYDADGTRARIGGNALRGVGKYLYEKLDVKKKDLSIETDDGVKALRLYDRDGEIYSVEALIGRPDFDPARVPVMLNADGRPVVSQYYSCGGFDDQITCLSLGDPQCVILTDDCDGAELSVEGPLMERAGIFPEGTNVSCVSVADRHTLRVRTWERRIGETAGCGTSACAAAVVAARLGLVDEGEISVRTAGGLLVVRLAPEGVFLIGGVDCGFEGVIKI